The genomic DNA CTTGGCTGCGGGTTACCTGAGGGATGATTATGAACACAGATTATAAAGGAAGCCATATCCCGAAGCGCCTTCTGATACACCTCCCTGATTATGGGCCTTGCCTGATTTACAGAACCTCTTTCTATTTCTGTTATACCAATAATCCGGTTTTGCGAGTTCAAAAGAACAATATTAAAAACTTCTATCTTTAAATCCTGCATCCTAGGCATCAGGATGTTAACAACGTCACAGGAAGACTTAACCCTCACCCCTTTTTCCTCTAATCTTTCTTCGCAGAATCTCTTGGTTATCTCGATTACGGCCCTTATCCGACTTACCTTTGCGTTATCTAAACCTTTTATATCGTATAAATTGCATAAATCCGCCCGGCCGATCTGAC from Candidatus Omnitrophota bacterium includes the following:
- the radC gene encoding DNA repair protein RadC; this translates as MVIRNWPKEDRPREKLLSKGEHTLTDSELLAIILETGGRGASALDLARRILSSFKTFRQIGRADLCNLYDIKGLDNAKVSRIRAVIEITKRFCEERLEEKGVRVKSSCDVVNILMPRMQDLKIEVFNIVLLNSQNRIIGITEIERGSVNQARPIIREVYQKALRDMASFIICVHNHPSGNPQPSCEDKRFTRVVVKVGKCLSLKCLDHIIIGNGKYFSFSDRGLI